One part of the Bacillus sp. FJAT-27916 genome encodes these proteins:
- a CDS encoding DASS family sodium-coupled anion symporter has protein sequence MQKKKIISIIAAIVVFLIIILLPTPEGLPVAGQRALAILAFAVILWITEAVTYPVSAAAIIGLITIFIGLAPTVEDPSATYTTKGALQLALGGFSNTAVGLVAGASFLAVAMEITGLHKRIALFIMSKVGTKASSLVIGTIAVSIVLAFFVPSSTARAGTLVPILLGIVAALSMAKNSKLSALLMITAVQSISIWNVGIKTAAAQNMVALGFMGEAFGFDITWGKWFIYAAPWSILMSVVLYFVMTRLIKPEMDDLKDSKALIKSQLKDLGKMSKKELKLIVISLLLLFAWATEGMLHPFDSTSVTFIAVAIMLLPGIGVYTWKEVERKIPWGTLIVFAVGVSMGSVLLSTKGAEWLSTNTLEAMGLTDMPIIGIVMVLSLFNILIHLGFASATSLSSAFIPIVIALVAGMGTTDFNGPGLVLIQQFVISFGFLLPVSAPQNMLAYGTGAFSSKDLLKSGIPITLIGYLLIVLFSMTYWQWVGLL, from the coding sequence ATGCAAAAGAAAAAAATAATCTCGATTATTGCAGCAATTGTGGTCTTTCTTATCATTATTCTTTTACCTACTCCGGAAGGTCTTCCGGTGGCAGGACAAAGAGCATTAGCCATTCTAGCTTTCGCAGTTATTCTTTGGATTACAGAAGCCGTTACCTATCCAGTCAGTGCAGCCGCCATTATTGGACTTATTACCATCTTCATCGGTCTAGCTCCGACAGTGGAGGACCCATCTGCTACCTATACGACCAAAGGAGCCCTGCAGCTCGCATTAGGAGGCTTCAGCAACACAGCTGTTGGTCTAGTTGCCGGTGCCTCCTTCCTCGCAGTCGCGATGGAGATTACAGGACTTCATAAACGAATTGCCTTATTCATCATGTCAAAGGTTGGGACGAAGGCGAGCAGTCTTGTCATTGGGACAATTGCCGTCAGTATCGTGCTTGCCTTCTTCGTCCCAAGTTCCACAGCTCGTGCTGGAACATTGGTGCCGATTCTGTTAGGAATTGTGGCAGCCTTGTCGATGGCGAAAAATAGTAAGCTATCAGCCTTGCTGATGATTACGGCCGTACAGTCCATTTCCATCTGGAATGTTGGAATCAAGACAGCAGCCGCACAAAACATGGTGGCCTTAGGATTCATGGGAGAGGCCTTTGGCTTTGATATTACATGGGGGAAATGGTTTATCTACGCAGCTCCATGGTCAATCCTCATGTCTGTTGTTCTCTACTTTGTCATGACACGGCTGATCAAGCCTGAAATGGATGACTTAAAGGACAGTAAAGCTTTAATTAAATCCCAGCTTAAGGACCTAGGTAAAATGTCGAAAAAAGAACTCAAATTGATTGTCATTTCTTTATTATTATTGTTCGCCTGGGCGACAGAGGGAATGCTCCATCCGTTTGATTCAACAAGTGTTACCTTTATCGCGGTAGCCATCATGCTTCTTCCTGGAATTGGGGTTTATACGTGGAAAGAGGTTGAAAGAAAAATTCCTTGGGGCACGTTGATTGTGTTCGCAGTCGGAGTCTCTATGGGTTCGGTCCTTCTAAGCACAAAAGGGGCTGAATGGTTATCCACGAATACGTTAGAAGCAATGGGCTTAACCGATATGCCAATCATTGGAATCGTGATGGTTCTGTCCCTTTTCAACATCTTGATTCACTTAGGGTTTGCGAGTGCCACAAGCTTATCATCCGCGTTTATTCCAATTGTTATTGCGCTCGTGGCTGGTATGGGAACAACCGATTTCAATGGCCCTGGACTTGTGCTGATTCAGCAGTTCGTCATCAGCTTCGGATTCCTCTTGCCAGTAAGTGCACCGCAGAACATGCTTGCTTATGGAACAGGAGCGTTCAGTTCTAAGGATTTATTGAAATCAGGGATTCCAATTACATTGATCGGTTACCTTCTGATTGTCCTGTTTAGTATGACGTATTGGCAATGGGTCGGTCTGTTGTAA
- a CDS encoding 2-oxoglutarate dehydrogenase E1 component, which yields MQSSTNKPWNAFHGPNFGYLLEQYEQYLADKSSVDESFQHLFDQWGAPHEAEAEMNQPGLSPNEWMQRMRKLIAVMELAGNIRKRGHLEADINPIERRKPIGIGNPQSYNLTEEQIREIPAEFISPMLQGSYIDGLAAINRLKELYMNKIGYEIEHLVEEERKWFAEQIEQGYVDRAIQKIDKKNLMEQLMAAEGFEQFIHRTYVGQKRFSVEGLETLVPAVEELVKISAEAGFDDVAIAMAHRGRLNVLAHVMDKPYEAILSQFQHSAYPGNKPALSTTGDVKYHMGATAEKVYDGKRITVTMGNNPSHLEIANSVVEGYARAAQEVRTSKGNPGQNFNKALCVLVHGDAAFPGQGCVAETLNFSRTAAYHTGGTIHIIANNNIGFTAETHESRSTEYSSDLAKGFDVPIIHVNADDPEACLAVMDLAFQYRQAFNRDIVIDLIGYRRLGHNEMDEPMATNPVMYKKVRNHPTITAVYRQQAAAANALTDSETAKIEELAVAKLKEAHGRISKEQEAIPSIEEMMNGVPTANVKTDTTVDHPTLSKLNTELLDWPEEFEAFKKVHKILERRREVFGNQGKVDWGHAEALAFASILKDGTPIRITGEDTERGTFSHRNLVLSDERTGVKYNPLHEMESANASFAIHNSVLSEEAVLGFEYGYSVFSKETLVLWEAQFGDFANGAQVLFDQFISSGKAKWGQTSGLVVLLPHGFEGQGPEHSSARIERFLQLCAENNMTVANLSSAAQYFHLLRRQAAMLERDEARPLILMTPKSLLRNQAAACYIEEFTNGEFQPIIEQPGLGAAAEKVERIVFCSGRLAVELGENVSRQMEPEWLDIIRVEELYPFPKEEIKRIVNRYKNLKEVIWVQEEPKNMGAFRYMEPKLTEIIPSHLSISYIGRPEMASPAEGDPLVHKKEQERIIHEVFTKTKEGFAVK from the coding sequence ATGCAATCAAGTACGAACAAGCCGTGGAATGCATTCCACGGTCCGAACTTCGGGTATTTATTGGAGCAATATGAACAGTATCTAGCAGATAAAAGCTCAGTGGATGAAAGCTTTCAACATTTGTTTGATCAATGGGGAGCCCCGCATGAGGCAGAAGCAGAAATGAATCAACCAGGGCTTTCTCCAAATGAATGGATGCAGAGGATGCGAAAGCTGATTGCTGTAATGGAGCTGGCAGGGAATATTCGAAAGAGGGGGCACCTTGAAGCGGATATCAATCCAATAGAAAGAAGAAAACCAATCGGGATTGGGAATCCACAATCATACAATCTCACAGAGGAGCAAATAAGAGAGATCCCAGCTGAATTTATTTCACCTATGCTGCAAGGATCTTATATAGATGGATTAGCGGCCATCAACCGGCTCAAAGAGCTGTATATGAATAAGATTGGCTATGAGATTGAGCATCTAGTTGAAGAAGAACGAAAATGGTTTGCTGAGCAAATTGAACAAGGATATGTGGACCGCGCCATCCAAAAGATTGATAAGAAGAATTTGATGGAACAGCTTATGGCAGCAGAAGGGTTCGAACAATTTATCCATAGAACCTATGTTGGACAAAAGCGCTTCTCGGTTGAAGGACTCGAAACATTGGTGCCGGCTGTTGAGGAGCTGGTGAAGATTTCGGCAGAGGCAGGATTTGATGATGTAGCGATTGCGATGGCTCACCGCGGCCGGCTGAATGTACTGGCCCATGTGATGGATAAGCCATATGAAGCGATTCTTTCTCAATTCCAGCATTCTGCTTATCCAGGCAATAAGCCAGCATTAAGTACAACAGGCGATGTGAAATATCATATGGGAGCAACCGCGGAAAAAGTCTATGACGGGAAGAGGATAACCGTAACGATGGGCAATAATCCGAGCCATCTTGAGATTGCTAACTCTGTTGTTGAAGGATATGCAAGGGCGGCGCAGGAAGTCCGGACGAGCAAGGGAAATCCAGGCCAAAATTTTAACAAAGCATTATGTGTATTAGTGCATGGTGATGCGGCCTTCCCTGGTCAGGGATGTGTAGCCGAAACGCTGAATTTCTCAAGAACAGCTGCTTATCATACGGGTGGTACGATCCACATCATTGCTAATAACAATATTGGCTTTACAGCTGAAACACATGAATCACGCTCAACTGAATATTCAAGTGATTTGGCAAAAGGCTTTGATGTTCCAATCATTCATGTGAATGCGGATGATCCTGAGGCATGCCTGGCTGTCATGGATTTGGCTTTTCAGTACCGTCAGGCATTTAACCGTGATATTGTAATCGACCTTATTGGATACCGCCGCCTCGGCCATAATGAGATGGATGAACCGATGGCAACGAACCCAGTGATGTATAAGAAGGTAAGAAATCATCCAACTATTACGGCAGTGTATCGACAGCAGGCAGCCGCCGCAAATGCTCTTACAGATTCAGAGACTGCCAAGATAGAAGAGCTGGCAGTTGCCAAGCTGAAGGAAGCCCATGGCCGTATTTCGAAGGAACAGGAAGCAATCCCTTCCATTGAGGAAATGATGAATGGTGTTCCAACGGCTAATGTGAAAACGGATACAACAGTGGATCATCCGACCTTATCAAAGCTCAATACTGAGCTGCTCGATTGGCCGGAAGAGTTCGAGGCATTCAAGAAGGTGCATAAGATTCTTGAACGAAGAAGAGAGGTCTTTGGGAACCAAGGGAAGGTTGATTGGGGACATGCGGAAGCGCTGGCCTTTGCTTCTATCTTGAAGGATGGAACTCCTATCAGGATTACGGGTGAGGACACAGAGCGCGGAACATTCTCGCACCGCAATCTCGTTCTGTCGGATGAGCGCACGGGTGTGAAATATAACCCGCTGCATGAGATGGAATCAGCCAATGCCTCCTTCGCCATCCATAATAGTGTGTTATCGGAAGAAGCGGTGCTCGGTTTTGAGTATGGATATAGCGTGTTCTCAAAAGAGACACTCGTATTGTGGGAAGCACAGTTTGGTGATTTCGCTAATGGTGCCCAAGTGCTATTCGACCAATTTATCTCCTCCGGGAAAGCGAAGTGGGGGCAAACGTCTGGTCTTGTTGTTCTGCTGCCGCATGGTTTTGAAGGGCAGGGACCAGAGCATTCCAGTGCGAGAATAGAAAGATTCCTGCAGCTATGTGCGGAAAACAATATGACTGTAGCCAATCTCTCATCTGCCGCACAATACTTCCATCTTCTAAGAAGACAGGCTGCAATGCTCGAGAGGGATGAGGCGAGACCGCTCATTCTTATGACGCCTAAGAGCTTATTGCGTAATCAGGCAGCAGCCTGCTATATAGAGGAGTTCACAAATGGAGAATTCCAGCCGATCATTGAACAGCCTGGTCTCGGGGCAGCAGCCGAAAAGGTTGAGCGCATTGTATTCTGTTCAGGACGTCTCGCAGTTGAGCTGGGCGAAAATGTGAGCAGGCAGATGGAACCCGAGTGGCTGGATATCATCCGGGTGGAAGAGTTATATCCATTCCCTAAAGAAGAAATCAAGAGGATTGTGAATCGCTACAAGAACCTAAAAGAGGTCATTTGGGTACAGGAGGAGCCAAAGAATATGGGAGCATTCCGTTATATGGAGCCTAAACTGACGGAAATCATCCCATCCCATCTATCCATTTCCTATATTGGAAGACCGGAAATGGCAAGTCCTGCAGAGGGAGATCCGCTTGTCCACAAGAAAGAGCAGGAGCGGATCATTCATGAAGTATTCACAAAAACGAAAGAGGGCTTTGCGGTTAAATAA
- the odhB gene encoding 2-oxoglutarate dehydrogenase complex dihydrolipoyllysine-residue succinyltransferase, producing MAEVKVPELAESITEGTISEWLKQPGDAVEKGDYLLELETDKVNVEIIAEHSGVLESIMKDAGDTVQVGETVAVIAEGKEAAPVLKEQASPVKEEAAPPAVHKQEAVLATPAARKLAREKGIDLSKVEAVDPIGRVNKQDVERTSGKPKGNPVPKQSIQVSSDKPVEIVKMSRRRQTIAKRLVDVQHTAAILTTFNEVDMSAVMKVRKKRKDAFQQEHDVKLGFMSFFTKAVIGGLKKYPLLNAEVQGDELLIKKHYDIGIAVSAQEGLVVPVVKNADRMNFAEIEKEIMDLAVKARNAKLGLADLQGGTFTITNGGTFGSLLSTPILNAPQVGILGMHSIQYRPVAVDQERIEIRPMMYIALSYDHRIVDGREAVGFLVKVKELLEDPEKLLLEG from the coding sequence ATGGCAGAGGTAAAAGTTCCAGAATTAGCAGAATCCATTACAGAAGGTACGATCAGTGAATGGTTGAAACAACCAGGGGATGCAGTAGAAAAAGGTGATTACCTGCTTGAGTTGGAAACGGACAAAGTGAATGTGGAAATTATTGCTGAGCATAGCGGTGTATTAGAAAGCATCATGAAGGATGCTGGAGATACCGTACAAGTCGGTGAAACAGTCGCAGTGATTGCAGAAGGCAAAGAGGCCGCTCCAGTCCTTAAAGAACAAGCCTCACCAGTAAAGGAGGAGGCGGCACCGCCAGCAGTGCATAAACAGGAGGCAGTTTTGGCTACCCCTGCAGCACGAAAGCTCGCACGTGAAAAGGGGATCGACCTCAGCAAGGTAGAAGCAGTGGATCCGATTGGACGAGTCAATAAGCAGGATGTTGAGAGAACATCCGGGAAGCCGAAGGGAAATCCTGTACCTAAGCAGTCAATCCAAGTCAGCAGCGATAAGCCTGTAGAAATTGTAAAGATGTCCCGCAGACGCCAGACTATTGCCAAACGCCTTGTAGATGTCCAGCATACAGCTGCCATCTTGACGACCTTTAATGAAGTCGATATGAGTGCTGTCATGAAGGTAAGGAAGAAAAGGAAGGATGCATTCCAGCAGGAGCATGATGTTAAGTTAGGGTTTATGTCCTTTTTCACAAAGGCCGTCATTGGCGGATTGAAGAAGTACCCGCTGTTAAATGCAGAGGTACAAGGAGATGAGCTTCTGATCAAGAAGCATTATGATATTGGGATTGCGGTCTCAGCACAAGAGGGGCTGGTCGTGCCTGTTGTGAAGAATGCGGACAGAATGAACTTCGCCGAGATTGAGAAGGAGATTATGGACCTTGCCGTGAAGGCGCGCAATGCCAAGCTTGGTCTTGCCGATCTTCAGGGAGGCACGTTTACGATTACAAATGGCGGGACATTTGGATCGCTTCTATCCACTCCAATCTTAAATGCACCGCAGGTTGGGATTCTTGGGATGCATTCCATTCAATACCGCCCGGTAGCAGTCGATCAAGAGCGTATAGAAATCAGGCCGATGATGTATATTGCCCTTTCCTATGACCATCGAATCGTTGATGGGCGGGAGGCAGTTGGCTTCCTCGTTAAGGTGAAGGAATTGCTCGAGGACCCTGAGAAGCTTCTTTTAGAAGGATAA
- the dcuS gene encoding DcuS/MalK family sensor histidine kinase, whose translation MKLCRREPRTVKLQTLVMILVFMVVLLSALATALFISYYVTKNEEKHLSEKIQAIARVTAHSNTVIQSLQEETEVDIQEYANEIRTLSDVGFVVIMDMDLIRKSHPLDEEVGQTFFNRKDAEKSLEGKEYFSVEEGPLGMGMRVFTPVYDGGEQIGVVVVGVSLDTVESLAYNSRRYVYIGAILQLCLGAIGAYYLSRYMKRKLYGLEPVEIAKILQERNAMIEAAKEGIIGVNDDGKITVISREALRLMGFKQKEEILGQSVEDCMPSLARAMRNGQPEENVEQAFDHRTVLANNVPIMHKGRVIGGLSVFKDKTELQEMADQLTGIKLYTESLRAQSHEFMNKFHVILGLVHLKKYDEMSRYIENLVDDYETEKGFIVKRIKNAIFAGFLLGKLSKARELGIQLIINEDSYMPGYIEEEYIHDLIRIAGNLIENAFDALEGVKEKVVIFSIGVLDGELVMEVGDSGNGIPEELVTAIFEKGYSTKGTGRGYGLYLTKQSVEKLNGMIELKTKAGAGTTFTVFLPLQES comes from the coding sequence ATGAAATTATGTCGAAGAGAACCAAGAACAGTAAAGCTGCAAACACTTGTTATGATTCTCGTCTTTATGGTTGTTCTCCTTTCTGCTTTGGCAACAGCTCTATTTATCAGCTATTATGTGACCAAGAATGAAGAGAAGCATCTTTCTGAAAAGATTCAAGCGATAGCCAGAGTGACCGCCCATTCCAACACGGTGATTCAATCTTTACAGGAGGAGACGGAAGTTGATATCCAGGAATACGCGAATGAAATTCGTACATTATCTGATGTCGGTTTCGTCGTTATTATGGATATGGACTTGATTCGCAAATCGCATCCACTTGATGAAGAAGTGGGGCAAACCTTCTTTAATCGGAAAGATGCGGAGAAATCCTTGGAAGGAAAGGAATACTTCTCCGTTGAGGAAGGACCGCTCGGAATGGGAATGCGAGTATTTACTCCTGTTTATGACGGAGGAGAACAAATCGGTGTCGTTGTCGTCGGTGTTTCGCTGGACACGGTGGAGTCCCTTGCCTATAACAGCAGACGCTATGTGTATATTGGAGCCATCCTTCAATTATGTCTTGGTGCAATAGGAGCCTATTATTTAAGCCGCTATATGAAAAGAAAGCTCTATGGTCTTGAGCCTGTGGAGATTGCGAAGATTTTGCAAGAACGCAATGCGATGATTGAAGCTGCGAAGGAGGGAATCATCGGTGTCAATGATGATGGGAAGATAACCGTTATCAGCCGAGAGGCATTGAGGCTTATGGGATTTAAACAGAAAGAAGAGATCTTAGGCCAATCGGTGGAGGATTGTATGCCAAGTCTGGCTCGAGCAATGAGAAACGGACAGCCTGAAGAAAACGTGGAGCAAGCCTTTGATCATCGGACCGTCCTTGCGAACAATGTCCCCATCATGCATAAAGGCAGAGTAATAGGCGGATTATCTGTCTTTAAAGATAAGACAGAGCTGCAGGAGATGGCAGACCAATTAACAGGAATTAAGCTGTACACGGAATCATTGCGGGCACAGTCTCATGAATTTATGAATAAATTCCATGTCATCCTAGGCCTTGTCCATTTGAAAAAATATGATGAGATGAGCCGCTATATTGAGAACCTGGTGGATGATTATGAAACAGAGAAAGGATTTATCGTCAAGCGAATTAAGAATGCCATCTTTGCAGGCTTTTTACTAGGGAAGCTCAGCAAGGCAAGGGAGCTCGGCATCCAGCTCATCATCAATGAGGACAGTTATATGCCGGGATACATCGAGGAGGAATACATCCATGACCTCATCCGCATTGCCGGAAACTTGATTGAGAATGCATTTGATGCTTTGGAGGGTGTTAAAGAAAAAGTGGTGATCTTTTCAATCGGTGTGCTTGATGGAGAATTGGTGATGGAAGTCGGCGACAGCGGCAACGGCATACCGGAAGAATTGGTGACGGCGATATTTGAAAAGGGCTATTCAACGAAGGGAACTGGCCGGGGCTATGGGCTGTATTTGACTAAGCAATCGGTTGAGAAATTAAATGGGATGATTGAACTGAAAACAAAGGCTGGAGCGGGTACAACTTTCACGGTTTTCCTGCCACTTCAAGAAAGCTGA
- a CDS encoding response regulator — MIEVLIVEDDPMVSEINKNYLRDIPGYHVMGAVSSVQEALQFLKTDLPDLILLDIFMPEQNGLALLTAIRQQQLDIDVILITAATDIESIHKAIQNGAFDYIIKPFRFDRFKQAMLKYKEQSRVMKEENELSQEELDHLLLEKRGMTGDVILPKGLAKNTLKEIWNFINSKNGDEFTTEDLVEAVGISRISIRKYLTFLEQIDVLTSSCSYGQIGRPLTLFQCKDACDRNVEPYLVN, encoded by the coding sequence ATGATAGAAGTTCTGATTGTTGAAGATGATCCAATGGTTTCGGAGATTAACAAGAACTACCTAAGAGATATACCAGGCTACCATGTAATGGGCGCTGTATCTTCCGTTCAGGAGGCCCTTCAATTTCTGAAGACCGATTTGCCTGATTTGATTTTATTGGATATTTTCATGCCTGAGCAAAATGGCTTGGCTCTTCTTACCGCTATTAGACAGCAGCAACTCGATATTGACGTCATCTTGATTACAGCGGCAACGGATATTGAGAGCATCCATAAGGCCATTCAGAACGGAGCATTCGACTATATCATCAAGCCCTTCCGCTTCGACCGCTTTAAGCAGGCTATGCTCAAATATAAGGAGCAATCAAGGGTGATGAAAGAGGAGAATGAGCTGAGCCAGGAGGAACTGGATCACTTGCTCCTCGAGAAAAGAGGGATGACCGGAGATGTCATCCTGCCAAAAGGCTTGGCCAAGAATACCTTGAAGGAAATCTGGAATTTTATCAACAGCAAAAATGGCGATGAGTTCACGACAGAGGATCTCGTTGAAGCGGTCGGAATCTCAAGGATTTCAATTAGAAAATATTTAACCTTTCTTGAACAAATTGATGTTCTTACGTCCTCTTGCAGCTATGGTCAAATTGGCAGACCTTTGACCCTTTTTCAGTGCAAGGATGCCTGTGACCGGAATGTAGAGCCCTATCTTGTAAACTAG
- the lpdA gene encoding dihydrolipoyl dehydrogenase → METKQTDTVVIGAGPGGYVAAIRASQLGQKVIIIEKEYIGGVCLNVGCIPSKALITAAHHYHEAKHFDVFGLNVPQIDVDFSKVQAYKEGVVNRLTSGVGTLLKGNKVEVVKGTAAFQDAHTIKVESTEGEQVIQFKDAIIATGSRPVELPTMKFGPKILDSTGALNLKEIPESMVVVGGGVIGIELAGVYANFGTKVTILEGGKDILGGMDAKMTSIVKRGLKKKGANVTTGVFVKSAEEKDGHVEVIYEEKGEEKTAVADYVLVSVGRKPNTDKLGLENTGIRLTERGFVEVDSQCRTNESNLYAIGDIIAGPQLAHKASYEAKVAAEAIAGQPSVIDHACIPAVVFSEPEIAVVGHTGATAKEAGIKAAETKFPFAANGRAIALNETDGFVQLVTDKESGVIIGAQIIGPSASDLIGELTVAIESSLTAEDLALTIHAHPTLGEMIMETAEVAIGHPIHIVK, encoded by the coding sequence ATGGAAACAAAGCAAACAGATACAGTAGTGATTGGTGCTGGACCCGGAGGATATGTTGCGGCAATCCGTGCATCTCAATTAGGACAAAAAGTCATTATAATCGAGAAAGAGTATATAGGCGGTGTGTGCCTGAATGTTGGCTGTATCCCATCAAAAGCCTTGATTACGGCAGCTCATCATTATCATGAGGCAAAGCATTTTGATGTTTTCGGCCTGAATGTTCCGCAGATTGATGTAGATTTCTCCAAGGTACAGGCATATAAGGAAGGGGTCGTCAACCGGCTGACATCAGGTGTCGGAACATTGCTGAAGGGCAATAAGGTGGAAGTCGTTAAAGGAACAGCGGCTTTTCAGGATGCCCATACGATTAAGGTTGAGTCAACAGAAGGAGAGCAAGTAATCCAGTTCAAGGATGCCATTATCGCAACAGGCTCCCGCCCGGTTGAGCTGCCAACCATGAAGTTCGGTCCAAAAATCCTGGATTCAACAGGCGCATTGAATCTTAAAGAGATTCCAGAAAGCATGGTTGTCGTTGGCGGGGGTGTCATTGGCATTGAACTAGCCGGCGTGTATGCGAATTTTGGAACGAAGGTAACCATCCTTGAAGGCGGAAAGGATATTCTTGGCGGAATGGATGCGAAGATGACCTCAATCGTTAAACGAGGCCTTAAGAAAAAAGGAGCAAACGTCACAACAGGCGTATTCGTGAAATCGGCAGAGGAAAAGGATGGTCATGTCGAGGTCATCTATGAGGAAAAAGGGGAAGAAAAAACAGCGGTGGCTGATTATGTTCTTGTGTCAGTTGGGCGCAAGCCGAATACAGACAAGCTTGGCTTAGAAAATACCGGTATCCGCTTAACAGAAAGAGGATTTGTCGAGGTAGATTCCCAATGCCGTACAAATGAGAGTAATCTTTATGCCATTGGCGATATTATTGCCGGTCCGCAGCTTGCTCACAAAGCCTCATATGAAGCAAAGGTAGCGGCAGAGGCAATTGCTGGCCAGCCATCTGTCATTGATCACGCTTGCATACCGGCAGTTGTGTTCTCAGAACCAGAAATCGCCGTTGTCGGCCATACGGGAGCAACAGCGAAAGAAGCTGGAATAAAGGCAGCTGAAACGAAGTTCCCATTTGCGGCAAATGGCAGAGCCATTGCCTTAAATGAGACAGATGGATTTGTTCAATTAGTAACTGATAAAGAGAGCGGCGTCATCATCGGCGCGCAAATCATCGGGCCAAGTGCCTCTGATTTGATTGGAGAGCTCACCGTTGCAATTGAATCTTCTCTCACTGCAGAGGATCTAGCTTTAACGATTCATGCACATCCAACTCTCGGAGAAATGATTATGGAAACAGCGGAGGTCGCCATCGGGCATCCGATTCATATCGTGAAATAA
- the rsgA gene encoding ribosome small subunit-dependent GTPase A, which produces MNINQLGWNSFFEEAFKLHDNYSALIPGRIISEHKGMYRILCEEREVLASISGKLRYQAHNSAGLPATGDWVALKMRHGENKAIIHAVLPRKSKFSRKKAGLTTEEQIIACNIDTVFLVNAVNADFNIRRLERYLLLAWDSGANPVILLSKSDLCSNIDDYIHQVENIAAGVPVHGVSAEQRLGLEALTPYIQEGKTIAILGSSGAGKSTLANVLYGEDRQQVHTTRDDDKGRHTTTHRELILLKKGGMIIDTPGMRELQLWEGEEGIHTSFNDIEELALNCKFNDCRHETEPGCQIQAAIQDGTLDKKRFKSYQKLQRELAYLAKKQRKHQKRR; this is translated from the coding sequence TTGAACATAAACCAATTAGGCTGGAATTCCTTTTTTGAAGAAGCCTTCAAGCTTCATGATAACTACTCAGCATTGATCCCTGGACGAATCATCAGCGAGCATAAAGGTATGTACCGCATCCTTTGTGAGGAAAGAGAGGTTCTTGCATCCATCAGCGGGAAACTGCGTTATCAGGCGCATAATAGCGCTGGGCTGCCAGCGACGGGCGACTGGGTTGCCTTAAAAATGAGACATGGAGAAAATAAAGCAATCATCCATGCTGTCCTGCCGAGAAAAAGCAAGTTCTCACGAAAGAAAGCTGGTTTGACAACTGAGGAGCAGATTATTGCCTGCAATATCGATACTGTCTTTCTCGTAAACGCCGTAAATGCGGATTTCAATATACGAAGGCTCGAACGATATCTTCTACTGGCATGGGATAGCGGTGCTAACCCTGTCATTCTCTTAAGCAAGTCTGATTTATGCAGCAATATTGATGACTATATTCATCAAGTAGAAAACATTGCAGCAGGCGTTCCCGTCCATGGCGTCAGCGCCGAACAAAGACTCGGACTCGAAGCATTAACACCGTATATCCAAGAAGGAAAGACAATTGCCATCCTTGGTTCCTCTGGAGCAGGCAAATCCACACTGGCCAATGTCCTGTACGGAGAAGATAGGCAGCAGGTTCACACGACACGTGATGATGACAAAGGCCGGCATACAACGACCCACCGGGAGCTGATCCTTCTCAAAAAAGGCGGTATGATTATTGACACCCCGGGAATGAGAGAGCTCCAGCTATGGGAGGGTGAAGAAGGGATCCATACAAGCTTCAATGACATTGAAGAACTAGCCCTGAATTGCAAATTCAACGACTGCCGGCACGAAACTGAACCAGGGTGTCAAATCCAAGCCGCCATTCAGGATGGAACCTTAGATAAGAAACGCTTCAAAAGCTACCAAAAGCTCCAAAGAGAACTCGCATACCTAGCAAAAAAACAAAGGAAACATCAAAAGCGAAGGTGA